Proteins encoded together in one Ipomoea triloba cultivar NCNSP0323 chromosome 4, ASM357664v1 window:
- the LOC116014807 gene encoding protein FANTASTIC FOUR 3-like: MSTIAYNQDNLLSCLESHIIETATLKLKLSSPRCIDLGGWGFLQSLPNTSTEKGKQPTYVHPLSKQYSSYYGSKLSEASLKLCTENLGSETGTDIADTAIFSSDFLPESALPPLPRQVAAPRNRNKVKGKPKNFPPPLTTLIAPNSLQVRSRREGGRLIIVAIEGPPKNAFFKAERSHGRLRLSFLDASFLRSDSAITNSEVEREEERDMDGNILEAEVEMGMEKYQRLRRCMESGHSNKALCDLKPLCVATS, encoded by the coding sequence ATGTCAACCATAGCATATAATCAAGATAATTTGTTGTCATGTTTAGAGTCTCACATCATTGAGACAGCAACTCTGAAACTCAAACTGTCCTCTCCAAGATGTATAGATTTAGGTGGTTGGGGTTTCCTTCAAAGCCTTCCCAACACTTCAACGGAGAAGGGAAAACAGCCCACATATGTCCACCCTTTGTCCAAACAATATTCATCTTATTATGGTTCTAAGCTAAGCGAGGCAAGCTTGAAACTCTGCACTGAGAATCTGGGAAGCGAAACCGGCACCGACATCGCCGACACCGCGATTTTCTCATCGGATTTTTTACCAGAGTCGGCGCTACCTCCCTTGCCACGACAAGTTGCGGCGCCAAGAAACCGCAACAAGGTGAAAGGAAAACCGAAGAACTTCCCACCTCCATTGACAACGTTAATTGCTCCGAATTCCCTTCAGGTTAGGTCCCGCCGTGAAGGTGGTCGGTTGATCATTGTGGCTATAGAGGGCCCACCAAAGAATGCTTTCTTCAAAGCTGAGCGTAGCCATGGCCGCCTCAGGCTATCTTTTTTGGACGCCTCTTTCCTTCGCTCTGACTCGGCCATAACAAACAGCGAAGTGGAAAGGGAGGAGGAAAGGGACATGGACGGGAATATATTGGAAGCTGAGGTGGAAATGGGAATGGAGAAATATCAAAGGCTAAGGCGGTGCATGGAAAGTGGGCACAGCAACAAAGCACTGTGTGATTTAAAGCCTTTATGCGTTGCTACTTCTTGA